Proteins from a genomic interval of Schaalia odontolytica:
- a CDS encoding S8 family peptidase: protein MVTSLRTRIALSAACATALALAAPVIEASPASAADTITAADQPYFAYYHLDQARAKGYTGKGVTVAIIDGPVDTSVAELSGASISDKSPCPVNPSNDSRRHGTEVASLLVAREYGVAPDVTLNSYQTMSSGSTADSSCKDSAVIYKHASLINHAINDGAQIISISISSNDRNASLKWAMARAMSSGTIIVAGIGNSASDNDSGSLATWSGVVGVSAVDVNGARADYSSWGRGVTTAAVGGPIKAYDYGTSQIIETNGTSISTPIVAGFLALARQKWPDATANQLLQLLVHTTVNTDGGWNQYTGYGLASPASMINTDPSQYPDENPLADKGGGTSPTPEEVRQYADGIVDPSEIIYDNSYTYRGLNETTLTSTNNPYPTHIGTSPRYHTK from the coding sequence ATGGTGACTTCTCTCCGCACCCGCATCGCCCTGTCGGCGGCCTGCGCGACCGCCCTCGCCCTCGCGGCGCCCGTCATTGAGGCCTCCCCGGCGAGCGCCGCCGACACCATCACGGCCGCCGACCAGCCCTACTTCGCCTACTACCACCTCGACCAGGCACGAGCCAAGGGCTACACCGGCAAGGGAGTGACAGTCGCAATCATCGACGGACCAGTCGATACGTCTGTCGCCGAGCTTAGCGGCGCGTCAATCAGCGATAAGAGCCCCTGCCCCGTCAACCCGAGTAACGACAGCCGTCGACACGGCACGGAGGTTGCTTCACTGTTGGTTGCCCGTGAGTACGGTGTCGCACCCGATGTCACGCTCAACAGCTATCAGACCATGAGCAGCGGCTCGACAGCCGATTCCTCGTGCAAAGATTCGGCAGTAATTTATAAGCACGCGTCGCTCATCAACCACGCGATCAACGACGGTGCCCAGATCATCAGCATTTCGATTAGCTCTAATGACCGTAACGCCTCACTCAAGTGGGCGATGGCCAGGGCGATGAGCTCGGGAACAATCATCGTTGCAGGCATAGGAAACAGTGCCTCCGATAACGACTCGGGGAGCCTTGCGACGTGGTCGGGCGTGGTCGGCGTTTCTGCGGTTGATGTCAACGGCGCGCGAGCCGACTACTCTTCCTGGGGTCGGGGGGTGACGACAGCCGCCGTCGGAGGCCCAATTAAGGCCTACGACTATGGGACCTCACAAATTATCGAGACCAATGGGACATCGATCTCGACTCCTATCGTGGCGGGTTTCTTGGCGTTGGCGCGTCAGAAGTGGCCGGACGCGACCGCGAACCAGCTCCTCCAGCTCCTGGTCCACACCACGGTCAACACCGACGGCGGATGGAACCAGTACACCGGATACGGCCTGGCCAGCCCCGCCTCCATGATCAACACCGACCCCAGCCAATACCCCGACGAGAACCCGCTCGCCGACAAGGGCGGCGGAACCAGCCCCACACCCGAAGAGGTACGCCAATACGCCGACGGCATCGTAGACCCCTCCGAAATCATCTACGACAACTCCTACACCTACCGAGGCCTCAACGAAACAACCCTCACCTCCACCAACAACCCCTACCCCACACACATCGGCACAAGCCCCCGATACCACACCAAATAA
- a CDS encoding isochorismate synthase yields MHDNSGCSRLVFRATALPATHPGSTCSLTQLLPASGGAAWLGARRQMVGLGRALTLESASADAIAQVRAAWETVAAPAPGEGPAPVLFASFAFRSPARSVAFVPSLTVIDEAGARWAITAGIGRAPDPLEAVDAAMSEARRSPRVPDSLSCGHGSMSRGQWRDSVRQMAARLRQGAADKAVMARDMTVRCSRGFDERYLLERLSHLYPLTWRFCVASLVGASPEMLVSARRGAVSSRVLAGTCAPGDGERLAGSDKDLREHALASDSVSTILARLCSEVSTRGPFLLELPNVVHLATDVSARLTDARLLDLVAALHPTAAVCGTPRDLAMRLIEELEDTERGRYSGPVGWVDASGDGEFAIALRCGLASGTRLRLYAGAGIMPDSDPDAELAETEAKMRPLLDALGV; encoded by the coding sequence ATGCACGATAACTCCGGATGCTCGCGCCTCGTCTTTCGGGCGACGGCCCTGCCCGCAACGCACCCGGGGTCTACTTGCTCACTGACCCAGCTCCTGCCCGCTTCGGGCGGCGCCGCGTGGCTGGGTGCGCGCCGACAGATGGTCGGCCTGGGCCGCGCGCTCACCCTGGAGTCCGCGAGCGCCGACGCGATCGCGCAGGTGCGAGCCGCGTGGGAGACCGTCGCCGCCCCTGCCCCGGGCGAGGGGCCCGCCCCCGTGCTCTTCGCGTCCTTCGCGTTCCGCTCCCCCGCCCGCTCGGTGGCCTTCGTGCCCTCCCTGACCGTCATCGACGAGGCCGGGGCGCGCTGGGCGATCACGGCGGGCATCGGCCGCGCCCCCGATCCACTGGAGGCCGTGGACGCCGCGATGAGCGAGGCGAGGCGGAGCCCGCGCGTGCCCGACTCGCTGTCTTGCGGCCACGGTTCCATGTCGCGGGGCCAGTGGCGAGACTCGGTCCGCCAGATGGCGGCGCGCCTGCGCCAGGGGGCGGCCGACAAGGCGGTCATGGCTCGCGACATGACGGTGCGCTGCTCGCGCGGCTTTGACGAGCGCTACCTGCTGGAGCGCCTCAGCCACCTATACCCGTTGACGTGGCGCTTTTGCGTGGCTTCCCTGGTGGGGGCCTCCCCCGAGATGCTCGTCTCGGCCCGGCGCGGGGCCGTGTCGTCGCGCGTGTTGGCTGGGACCTGCGCGCCCGGGGACGGGGAGCGGCTGGCGGGAAGCGACAAGGACCTGCGCGAGCACGCTCTGGCCTCCGATTCCGTCTCCACGATCCTGGCGCGTCTGTGCTCCGAGGTGAGCACCCGGGGGCCGTTCCTCCTGGAGCTGCCGAACGTCGTTCACCTGGCGACGGACGTGTCCGCGCGCCTGACTGACGCCCGCCTCCTGGACCTGGTGGCCGCGCTGCACCCGACGGCCGCCGTGTGCGGTACTCCCCGCGATCTCGCGATGCGCCTCATCGAGGAGTTGGAGGACACCGAGAGGGGGCGCTACTCGGGTCCGGTGGGCTGGGTGGATGCGTCCGGGGACGGAGAGTTCGCGATTGCCCTGCGCTGCGGATTGGCGTCGGGCACGCGGCTGAGGCTCTACGCGGGAGCGGGCATCATGCCGGACTCCGATCCCGATGCGGAGCTGGCCGAAACCGAGGCGAAGATGCGTCCCCTGCTGGACGCGCTCGGGGTCTGA
- a CDS encoding class I SAM-dependent methyltransferase: MNEAPRADLHKVPDEIASMFDSVASRYDMMDALMTGGLNNVWMAALRKAVAPHPGERILDLAAGTGTSSAALAKGGAEVVACDLSEGMIEVGRERHPDIEFVRGNAMSLDFEEASFDAVTISWGLRNIPDPGLALREMMRVVRPRGRLVVLEFSTPTSRVFRGLYGAYQSTVMPALARVASTNDGAYDYLVESIRQWPSQEEVARMIAANGWREVEYRNLTGGIACLHRAVKPLP, encoded by the coding sequence ATGAACGAAGCCCCGCGCGCAGACCTGCACAAGGTTCCCGATGAGATTGCCTCGATGTTTGACTCCGTTGCCTCGCGCTACGACATGATGGATGCGCTGATGACGGGCGGTTTGAACAACGTGTGGATGGCCGCCCTGCGCAAGGCGGTCGCCCCCCACCCCGGCGAGCGCATCCTGGACCTGGCGGCCGGCACCGGCACCTCCTCGGCCGCGCTGGCCAAGGGCGGCGCCGAGGTTGTTGCCTGCGATCTGTCCGAGGGCATGATCGAGGTGGGACGCGAGCGCCACCCCGACATTGAGTTCGTGCGCGGCAACGCGATGAGCCTCGACTTCGAGGAGGCGTCCTTCGACGCGGTGACGATCTCGTGGGGCCTGAGGAACATTCCCGACCCGGGCCTGGCCCTGCGCGAGATGATGCGCGTGGTGCGCCCCCGCGGACGCCTCGTCGTGCTGGAGTTCTCCACCCCCACGTCGCGGGTGTTCCGCGGCCTGTACGGCGCCTACCAGTCGACGGTGATGCCCGCGCTGGCGCGCGTGGCCTCCACGAACGACGGCGCCTACGACTACCTGGTGGAGTCGATCCGCCAGTGGCCCTCGCAGGAGGAGGTGGCGCGCATGATCGCCGCCAACGGCTGGCGCGAGGTGGAGTACCGCAACCTGACGGGCGGCATCGCGTGCCTGCACCGGGCGGTGAAGCCGCTGCCCTAG
- the menD gene encoding 2-succinyl-5-enolpyruvyl-6-hydroxy-3-cyclohexene-1-carboxylic-acid synthase: MPSVDTASAILRALSALGVTHVLYCPGSRSAPFAYALESGAFGGQARPVLDERGAGFLAVGMARAGALPAVIVTSGTAVAELAPAVLEASHARLPLLAITADRPGELRGVGASQATDQSRLFATHARACISLDAQEPSVALAGHVSRAVAAAVGAPTGAPGPVQINVEFRDPLTPADAGARGEEEQPIRATRVSASAPTPVRWEDAVGEASVGLIVAGEGASSRAQLWSQASGFPLLSEPASGAWAGGGVTPYEQSIVAGPLARDVDTVVVTGRPTLSRPIHALLARPDVRVVVVDQHAPWTDISGNASTVVADLAPPTRPCSAVAAWGARVREACELAGRRIGDLLAAGSGRTMIDLARAVARASDGPLVLGASNPVRAFDLAVPSLEGRAVHSNRGQAGIDGTIATSVGVALGSASRSAGGGGRVTAVMGDLTLCHDASSLALAAATHSDLDIVLADDNGGGIFATLEHGAAASRGAYDRWFGLAQSVDYAALASAYGVSFARSDTPEELSSILATPAPGPRLIHAPVERAAHLYGAIRDILR, translated from the coding sequence ATGCCCTCCGTCGATACCGCCAGCGCAATCCTGCGTGCCCTGAGCGCCCTGGGCGTCACGCACGTCCTGTACTGTCCCGGGTCACGCAGCGCGCCCTTCGCCTACGCCCTCGAGTCCGGGGCGTTCGGCGGGCAGGCGCGCCCCGTCCTGGACGAGCGCGGCGCCGGCTTCCTGGCGGTCGGCATGGCCCGCGCCGGGGCGCTTCCCGCCGTCATCGTCACCTCAGGAACCGCCGTCGCCGAACTCGCGCCCGCCGTTCTCGAGGCCTCCCACGCCCGGCTGCCCCTCCTCGCCATCACCGCGGACCGCCCCGGCGAACTGCGCGGCGTCGGCGCTTCCCAGGCAACCGACCAGTCGCGCCTCTTCGCCACTCACGCGCGGGCATGCATCAGCCTGGACGCGCAGGAACCCTCGGTGGCGCTCGCCGGGCACGTGAGCCGGGCCGTGGCCGCCGCCGTCGGCGCCCCCACCGGCGCCCCCGGCCCCGTGCAGATCAACGTCGAGTTCCGCGACCCGCTCACGCCCGCCGACGCGGGCGCGCGAGGGGAGGAGGAACAGCCGATTCGAGCGACCCGAGTGTCGGCGAGCGCGCCCACCCCCGTGCGCTGGGAAGACGCGGTCGGAGAGGCCAGCGTCGGCCTCATCGTCGCCGGTGAGGGGGCCAGCAGCCGCGCGCAGCTGTGGTCCCAGGCATCCGGGTTCCCCCTGCTGTCCGAGCCGGCATCGGGCGCGTGGGCGGGAGGGGGAGTGACCCCCTACGAGCAGTCCATCGTCGCGGGGCCCCTCGCCCGGGACGTGGACACCGTCGTCGTGACGGGACGTCCGACGCTCTCGCGGCCCATCCACGCCCTCCTGGCCCGCCCCGACGTTCGCGTCGTCGTCGTCGACCAGCACGCGCCGTGGACAGACATCTCGGGAAACGCCTCCACGGTCGTCGCCGACCTCGCGCCCCCGACCCGTCCCTGCAGCGCCGTGGCCGCGTGGGGGGCGCGAGTGCGAGAGGCCTGCGAACTCGCCGGGAGACGAATAGGCGACCTCCTAGCGGCGGGTTCGGGGCGCACGATGATCGACCTCGCCCGAGCGGTCGCCCGGGCGAGCGACGGCCCCCTCGTCCTGGGCGCCTCCAACCCCGTGCGCGCCTTCGACCTCGCGGTGCCCTCCCTGGAAGGACGAGCCGTTCACTCCAACCGAGGACAGGCCGGAATCGACGGGACCATCGCCACGTCGGTCGGCGTCGCCCTCGGGTCCGCCTCCCGCTCCGCCGGCGGGGGCGGGCGCGTCACCGCCGTCATGGGCGATCTGACCCTGTGCCACGATGCCTCCTCGCTGGCGCTCGCCGCGGCGACCCACTCGGACCTTGACATCGTTCTCGCCGACGACAACGGCGGAGGCATCTTCGCCACCCTTGAGCACGGCGCCGCCGCGAGCCGTGGCGCGTACGACCGGTGGTTCGGTCTGGCCCAATCCGTCGACTATGCGGCGCTTGCGAGCGCCTACGGCGTCTCTTTCGCGAGGTCCGACACCCCCGAGGAACTGAGCTCCATCCTGGCCACCCCCGCGCCCGGGCCCCGGTTGATCCACGCGCCTGTTGAGCGCGCCGCACACCTGTACGGCGCGATCCGCGACATTCTGCGCTAA
- a CDS encoding S1C family serine protease: MTEPQQPLHDADSPRRAETPSYERGALPSAHADAASEHWPHPGQAEQPTPRIPGDDDATREMYGSAGDATREMPAPAAPFPPTDAPGAAAAQADSYLPPTGTPYGDYAAPDASATPTVVVTKKGPGWVALVAAMILTVAMTLGAVLYLRPALLRASTPTNMNGGTVSAVPASSSDGTDWSAVASAVLPAVVTIQTQGASSSGGTGSGVVYDAQGDIVTNYHVIASVIGGGKIQVTLADGRLYSAHIVGHDRTTDLAVIRLDNPPSDLTVARFASSSALKVGAPVMAIGAPLGLSNTVTTGIISALNRPVEVSMEDSSTQQDPTQASSDLVVTNAIQIDASINPGNSGGPLFDASGAVVGINSSIKSLSSSSDGQAGSIGLGFAIPSDLVVSVADQLIASGQASHGMLGVTVRAATTTIGNDTFVGAQVQDVTPGSGAATAGLRSGDVITKVEGQEVTSPKQLIGYVRRYKAGDTVTMTVARDGATFDVSVTIQGS; encoded by the coding sequence ATGACAGAGCCTCAACAACCACTCCACGACGCCGACTCGCCGCGTCGCGCCGAAACACCCAGCTACGAGCGCGGGGCGCTCCCCTCCGCGCACGCGGACGCAGCCAGCGAGCACTGGCCGCATCCCGGCCAGGCCGAGCAACCAACCCCCCGGATCCCAGGTGACGATGACGCCACGCGGGAGATGTACGGTAGCGCTGGCGACGCCACGCGAGAGATGCCCGCCCCCGCGGCCCCGTTCCCTCCCACCGACGCTCCCGGCGCAGCAGCGGCTCAGGCGGATTCGTACCTTCCGCCCACCGGGACCCCCTACGGGGACTACGCCGCCCCGGACGCGAGCGCCACCCCGACCGTCGTCGTCACGAAGAAAGGCCCGGGCTGGGTCGCCCTCGTCGCCGCAATGATCCTGACGGTCGCGATGACCCTGGGGGCCGTCCTCTACCTGCGTCCCGCGCTGCTGCGCGCCTCCACCCCCACCAACATGAACGGCGGCACCGTCAGCGCCGTTCCCGCCTCGTCCAGCGATGGGACGGACTGGAGCGCCGTGGCCTCCGCCGTCTTGCCGGCGGTCGTCACCATCCAGACGCAGGGAGCCTCCTCCTCGGGAGGCACCGGATCCGGCGTCGTCTACGACGCCCAGGGAGACATTGTCACCAACTACCACGTGATCGCCTCCGTCATCGGCGGTGGAAAGATCCAAGTCACCCTCGCCGACGGGCGCCTGTACAGCGCCCACATCGTCGGCCACGACAGGACCACGGACCTGGCGGTCATCCGGCTGGACAACCCGCCCTCGGACCTCACGGTCGCGCGATTTGCCAGCTCTTCAGCCCTGAAGGTCGGTGCCCCCGTCATGGCGATCGGCGCGCCCCTGGGCCTGTCGAACACGGTGACCACCGGCATCATCTCCGCCCTCAACCGACCCGTCGAGGTGTCGATGGAAGACTCCTCGACCCAGCAGGACCCGACCCAGGCCTCCTCCGACCTCGTCGTCACCAACGCCATCCAGATCGACGCCTCCATCAACCCCGGAAACTCCGGCGGCCCCCTCTTCGACGCGTCGGGTGCCGTGGTCGGCATCAACTCCTCAATCAAGTCGCTGTCCTCCTCCTCGGACGGGCAGGCCGGGTCGATCGGTCTCGGCTTCGCGATCCCCTCGGACCTGGTCGTCTCCGTGGCAGACCAGCTGATCGCCTCGGGACAGGCCTCCCACGGCATGCTCGGCGTCACCGTGCGCGCCGCGACCACCACCATCGGCAACGACACCTTCGTCGGCGCACAGGTCCAGGACGTCACCCCCGGCTCGGGCGCCGCCACCGCAGGCCTGCGCTCTGGCGACGTCATCACGAAGGTCGAGGGGCAGGAGGTGACCAGCCCGAAGCAGCTCATCGGCTACGTGCGCCGCTACAAGGCCGGCGACACCGTCACCATGACGGTTGCGCGAGACGGTGCCACCTTCGATGTTTCCGTCACGATCCAAGGCTCCTGA